Within Gilvibacter sp. SZ-19, the genomic segment GCTGATGGGTTAATCTTCTTTAGTGGTGATCAGTATCATCTGCTCTTGAGGAGCAATTAAGTATTCTGCCCCATTTTCGGTAACTACGGCCATCTCTTCTACAGAGATGGTTTTTAAGTTTTCTTGATCCAGTTTCCAAGCATGAAAACCGTCAAAGGCAAATGTCATTCCTGCTTGGAGTTCTTTTTGAGCTGCCGGTCTAACCGAAGGGGCCTGAGAGCCTCCTAGATTCGGACCAACATCGTGGGCCACATATCCTACCGGATGGCCTGTGCTCCACATCACATATTCGGAACCGGCCTTTTCCATAAGCACGCGTTGGGCGCGGTCTACCTCAATACCTTTTACGCCAGGTGCCATGGCATTGAGTGCTGCTCTATTTCCTGCTTTAGCACTTTCCCAGTAGTGTTTCATTTGTTCGGGTAGCTCTGTTTCTCCTGGTTTTAGGACATAGGCAAAACGTTGAATATCGCTTACCCAACGGTCGTATACCTTGATCCCAAAATCGATCTGTATCACATCTCCGGGCATGATCACTTTGTCTGTGGCATGCGAGTGTCCGCGGTCTGGTCCGGAATTTACATTCGGATTTTGGTCGGGTGCCCAACCGTCTTTAACACCGTACTCTGCCATCTTCACTTTTAAAAAGGCAGCAATGTCTGCATCCGTAGAAACACCGGGCACCACTTGTTGGTAAGCCTCAATTTGCCAATCTGCAGTAAGCTGTGCCGCCTTGCGCATTATGGCTACTTCTTCCGGTAATTTAATACTGAGCCATTGGTATACCAGTTCTGTAGAAGAACTTAGCTTTTCACTTGTTTGGCCTAAGAGTTTTTCTAGCTCCAAGCGCTGCGTATAGGACAAGCCATCTGCAGTAGAATTGGTTGCCGAGGAGTTTACCGCTATGGCCTGGAAATTTTTACTTTTAATAAAGTCTGCAGCTTCCTTTAAGGCGGAGTTTCCTCGAGCCACTGGAACTACTTCGTCATGGATCTTTAGATCTGCCAAAGCGGTCGATTCTCCTGAAGGAGAATACACTTTTGAATGGAAACCATCGGCATCTAAATAGAACAAGAAAGCC encodes:
- a CDS encoding Xaa-Pro peptidase family protein, which encodes MRNKLALTIFSLFLLWSCNEQPQAEATATTADPVAYWGENPWPEIRKARINTLLPKAMQAAGVDCWIVVCRENNNDPIADHIGGENAGGTAAFLFYLDADGFHSKVYSPSGESTALADLKIHDEVVPVARGNSALKEAADFIKSKNFQAIAVNSSATNSTADGLSYTQRLELEKLLGQTSEKLSSSTELVYQWLSIKLPEEVAIMRKAAQLTADWQIEAYQQVVPGVSTDADIAAFLKVKMAEYGVKDGWAPDQNPNVNSGPDRGHSHATDKVIMPGDVIQIDFGIKVYDRWVSDIQRFAYVLKPGETELPEQMKHYWESAKAGNRAALNAMAPGVKGIEVDRAQRVLMEKAGSEYVMWSTGHPVGYVAHDVGPNLGGSQAPSVRPAAQKELQAGMTFAFDGFHAWKLDQENLKTISVEEMAVVTENGAEYLIAPQEQMILITTKED